The following proteins come from a genomic window of Rutidosis leptorrhynchoides isolate AG116_Rl617_1_P2 chromosome 10, CSIRO_AGI_Rlap_v1, whole genome shotgun sequence:
- the LOC139871954 gene encoding uncharacterized protein: MATHKLIILKSYFNFIYDSFPADLVMQTMMKVCSFVWILVCNLVLSSFRHIIKHLLGSRIDDDKEHDRILDLNEHEEGAVRSSDDSGFGEEEKSEFTFGFKFQVKEEDLISYKDAIDAKTGEKGDDYTENESAPITNTSKYEFVSVKDFGGFVVEPKSVSFTVHELFVEEGLKNDDLIKDVDNFIKDDDFIIKEKVKSQDFDELEVKQEDRMKDEQKELNETEVSFSPIYQSGDISDKDSIGVEEKVTESVTGDFGCDEGQGLEAKNTLNLGENGDLKQEQEQVNWLGDFFMRNDSLGYGFNYSPEIEIGSLDDHQPESDFVDARQLKSTIPPVSEAMDDDFIELEPYLEKEQHNSDPLVLENEIMKSNKIVEEIEVKMKTWEFDLNEDDEDEDVLLEHQELIGQMKMELKNSRTGGLPTILEESETPKMKEDLKPLKIDEKLEHRDQMAEIQKFYKSYTEKMRKLDVLNYQTLQAINFLKMKHPDQMNTEENASLSAIKSVLMPSLWPCKLRKIYADPTLKSITELHKDLEIVYVGQACLSWEILHWQYKKAKELQLYDPQGYRSYNQIAIEFQQFHVLLRRFTEDELFQGPRVLNYTKQRCTLRGLLQVPAIKDDNLKEKQAKKEDAVSTSTMAKMIQESMTVFWEFLHTDKDTTNLFLTIILQGSKAHLQDPADSDLFMEVKTIHQKKDKRLKDLLRTGNCIVRKFQKQQETILDQHMFVSQVELRLVSRVLSLPRLTRDQLIWCQNKLNNIKFMDRKIQVEDSLFLLFPC, encoded by the exons ATGGCAACCCATAAGTTAATTATCCTTAAATCCTACTTCAATTTCATTTACGACTCGTTTCCAGCTGATTTGGTGATGCAAACAAtgatgaaagtttgtagctttgtATGGATTTTGGTGTGCAATTTGGTGTTGAGCTCGTTCAGGCATATCATCAAACACTTGTTAGG ATCACGAATTGATGATGATAAAGAACACGATAGAATTTTGGATTTGAATGAGCACGAAGAAGGAGCTGTTCGAAGCTCCGATGAttcgggttttggtgaagaagagaaATCTGAATTTACATTTGGGTTCAAATTTCAGGTAAAAGAAGAAGATTTGATCAGCTATAAAGATGCAATTGATGCAAAAACAGGGGAAAAGGGAGATGATTATACGGAGAATGAGTCGGCACCGATTACGAATACGAGTAAGTATGAATTCGTCTCTGTTAAAGATTTTGGTGGTTTTGTTGTAGAACCAAAATCAGTTAGTTTTACTGTTCATGAGTTGTTTGTGGAAGAGGGTTTAAAGAATGATGATTTGATAAAAGATGTTGATAATTTTATAAAGGATGATGATTTCATCATTAAAGAAAAAGTAAAAAGTCAAGATTTTGATGAATTGGAAGTCAAACAAGAGGATAGAATGAAAGATGAACAGAAAGAGTTGAATGAAACGGAGGTGTCTTTTAGTCCGATTTATCAATCGGGCGATATTTCCGATAAAGATTCCATCGGTGTTGAAGAAAAAGTGACAGAATCTGTGACCGGTGATTTTGGTTGTGATGAAGGACAGGGACTAGAGGCGAAAAATACTTTAAATTTGGGTGAAAATGGTGATTTAAAGCAGGAACAAGAGCAGGTTAATTGGTTGGGTGATTTTTTCATGAGAAATGATAGTTTAGGTTACGGATTTAATTATTCTCCAGAAATTGAAATCGGTTCTCTTGATGATCATCAACCAGAATCAGATTTTGTCGATGCACGCCAATTAAAAAGTACGATTCCTCCAGTTTCAGAAGCAATGGACGACGATTTCATTGAACTCGAACCTTATCTTGAAAAGGAACAACATAATTCCGATCCACTTGTATTAGAAAATGAAATTATGAAAAGTAACAAAATTGTGGAAGAAATTGAGGTGAAGATGAAAACATGGGAATTCGATTTAaacgaagatgatgaagatgaagatgtgtTGTTGGAACATCAAGAGTTGATTGGTCAAATGAAAATGGAGTTGAAGAATTCAAGAACCGGTGGTCTTCCTACTATTCTTGAAGAATCCGAAACTCCGAAGATGAAAGAAGATTTAAAACCTCTAAAAATCGACGAGAAATTGGAACATAGAGATCAAATGGCTGAAATTCAGAAGTTTTACAAAAGTTACACCGAAAAAATGCGAAAATTAGACGTCTTGAATTACCAAACATTGCAGGCCATCA ATTTTCTGAAAATGAAGCATCCAGACCAAATGAACACTGAAGAAAACGCGTCACTTTCAGCCATTAAATCAGTTCTTATGCCAAGTTTATGGCCATGCAAATTAAGAAAAATTTACGCAGACCCGACACTTAAATCCATCACCGAATTGCATAAAGATTTAGAAATTGTATATGTTGGACAAGCTTGTCTTTCATGGGAGATTCTTCATTGGCAATATAAAAAAGCTAAAGAATTACAACTTTATGATCCTCAAGGGTACCGATCTTATAATCAAATTGCGATTGAGTTTCAACAGTTTCATGTTCTTCTTAGAAGATTCACTGAAGACGAATTGTTTCAAGGCCCTCGAGTTTTGAACTACACTAAGCAACGGTGCACACTTCGGGGCCTTCTTCAAGTTCCAGCCATCAAAG ATGACAATTTGAAAGAAAAGCAAGCAAAAAAAGAAGACGCAGTCTCAACATCGACAATGGCCAAAATGATTCAAGAATCCATGACGGTTTTTTGGGAATTTCTTCACACCGATAAAGATACCACCAATTTGTTCTTAACAATAATCCTTCAAGGCAGTAAAGCACATCTTCAAGACCCTGCAGATTCTGACCTTTTTATGGAAGtcaaaacaattcatcaaaag AAGGACAAGAGGCTTAAGGACTTGTTGCGAACAGGAAACTGCATTGTTCGAAAGTTTCAAAAACAACAAGAAACTATTTTGGATCAACATATGTTTGTGTCGCAAGTCGAATTAAGGTTGGTTTCAAGAGTATTAAGCTTGCCAAGATTGACCAGAGATCAACTAATTTGGTGCCAAAATAAGTTAAACAATATAAAGTTTATGGATCGAAAGATTCAAGTGGAAGACAGCTTGTTTTTACTTTTTCCATGTTGA